A stretch of Arthrobacter sp. NEB 688 DNA encodes these proteins:
- the gcvP gene encoding aminomethyl-transferring glycine dehydrogenase — protein MSTPALPAFAARHIGPRESDLAGMLKVVGRESLEDLLSAAVPDGIRFEGALDVEPAESEAAVVAELREVAARNRVVPSLIGLGYYGTLTPAVIQRNVLENPAWYTAYTPYQPEISQGRLEALLNFQTVVADLTGLPTAGASLLDEGTAAAEAMTLMRRSSKAAADAVLLVDASVFPQTLAVVRTRAVPLGLDVAVADLTGVDSVDALRAAAGDRDVFGVLLQYPAADGRLHDLRAVAAAAHEAGALVTAAADLLALTLATPPGEWGADVAVGTTQRFGVPMGFGGPHAGYMSVRAGLERTLPGRLVGVSVDADGAPAYRLALQTREQHIRREKATSNICTAQVLLAVMASMYAVYHGPDGLRAIALRTHAHAVALAEALRAAGVQVQDAPFFDTLSLHVPGRADTVVAAALAEGVNLWQHDDDTVWLSVDETTDATVLGKVARALGATAPERVDLAAPAWPEALVRTSEYLTHPVFSAHRSETAMLRYLRRLADRDFALDRGMIPLGSCTMKLNATTEMVAVTWPEFANLHPFAPHEQTRGIRGLVDELSQWLCEVTGYDAVSLQPNAGSQGELSGLLAIAAYHRANGDDARRVCLIPSSAHGTNAASAVMAGMKVVVVGTDPVSGNVDLEDLRAKIEQHRDTLAAIMVTYPSTHGVFEDTITELCGLVHDAGGQVYVDGANLNALVGLARPGKFGADVSHLNLHKTFCIPHGGGGPGVGPVACREHLAPYLPNHPLDADAGPETGVGPVAAAPYGSASILPISWAYVRLMGGEGLRRATEVAVLNANYVAARLRDHYPVLYSGTDGLVAHECILDLRGITKETGVSVDDVAKRLVDFGFHAPTMSFPVAGTLMVEPTESEDLHEIDRFCDAMIAIRREIDEVAAGTVAVADSVLRHAPHTAVSLVGEWDHPYDRRAAAYPDGVDAMSKYWPPVRRIDGAYGDRHLICSCPSPEAFED, from the coding sequence GTGAGCACGCCTGCCCTTCCCGCCTTCGCCGCCCGCCACATCGGCCCCCGCGAGTCCGACCTCGCCGGGATGCTCAAGGTCGTCGGCCGTGAGTCCCTCGAGGACCTCCTCTCGGCGGCCGTGCCCGACGGCATCCGCTTCGAGGGCGCCCTCGACGTCGAGCCCGCCGAGTCCGAGGCCGCCGTCGTCGCCGAGCTGCGCGAGGTCGCGGCCCGCAACCGCGTCGTGCCCTCGCTCATCGGGCTCGGCTACTACGGCACGCTGACACCGGCCGTCATCCAGCGCAACGTCCTCGAGAACCCCGCCTGGTACACGGCCTACACGCCCTACCAGCCCGAGATCTCGCAGGGCCGGCTCGAGGCGCTGCTCAACTTCCAGACCGTCGTCGCCGACCTCACCGGCCTGCCGACCGCGGGCGCCTCGCTCCTCGACGAGGGCACCGCCGCGGCCGAGGCGATGACCCTCATGCGCCGCTCCTCCAAGGCCGCCGCGGACGCGGTCCTCCTCGTCGACGCCTCCGTCTTCCCGCAGACCCTCGCCGTCGTGCGCACCCGCGCCGTGCCGCTCGGGCTCGACGTCGCGGTGGCCGACCTCACCGGGGTCGACTCCGTGGACGCGCTGCGGGCCGCCGCCGGCGACCGCGACGTCTTCGGCGTCCTGCTCCAGTACCCCGCCGCCGACGGGCGCCTGCACGACCTGCGGGCCGTCGCGGCCGCCGCCCACGAGGCCGGCGCGCTCGTCACCGCCGCGGCCGACCTGCTCGCCCTGACGCTCGCGACCCCGCCGGGGGAGTGGGGCGCCGACGTCGCCGTCGGCACCACCCAGCGCTTCGGCGTGCCGATGGGCTTCGGCGGACCGCACGCCGGCTACATGAGCGTGCGCGCCGGCCTCGAGCGCACCCTGCCCGGGCGCCTGGTCGGGGTCTCCGTCGACGCCGACGGCGCGCCGGCCTACCGCCTCGCGCTGCAGACCCGCGAGCAGCACATCCGCCGCGAGAAGGCGACCTCGAACATCTGCACCGCGCAGGTGCTCCTCGCCGTCATGGCGAGCATGTACGCGGTCTACCACGGCCCGGACGGCCTGCGCGCGATCGCCCTGCGCACCCACGCGCACGCCGTGGCCCTCGCCGAGGCGCTGCGCGCGGCCGGCGTGCAGGTGCAGGACGCGCCGTTCTTCGACACCCTCTCCCTGCACGTGCCCGGCCGCGCCGACACGGTCGTCGCCGCCGCCCTCGCCGAGGGCGTCAACCTCTGGCAGCACGACGACGACACGGTCTGGCTGAGCGTCGACGAGACGACCGACGCGACCGTCCTCGGCAAGGTCGCCCGGGCCCTCGGGGCCACCGCTCCCGAGCGGGTGGACCTCGCCGCCCCGGCGTGGCCCGAGGCGCTGGTGCGCACCTCCGAGTACCTGACCCACCCGGTCTTCTCGGCCCACCGCTCCGAGACGGCGATGCTGCGCTACCTGCGCCGCCTCGCCGACCGCGACTTCGCGCTCGACCGCGGGATGATCCCGCTCGGCTCCTGCACGATGAAGCTCAACGCCACGACCGAGATGGTGGCCGTCACCTGGCCGGAGTTCGCGAACCTGCACCCCTTCGCGCCGCACGAGCAGACCCGCGGCATCCGCGGCCTCGTCGACGAGCTGTCGCAGTGGCTCTGCGAGGTCACCGGGTACGACGCGGTCTCGCTCCAGCCGAACGCCGGCAGCCAGGGCGAGCTCTCCGGCCTGCTCGCCATCGCGGCCTACCACCGGGCCAACGGTGACGACGCGCGCCGGGTCTGCCTCATCCCGAGCAGCGCGCACGGCACGAACGCCGCCAGCGCGGTCATGGCCGGCATGAAGGTCGTCGTCGTCGGCACCGACCCGGTGTCGGGCAACGTCGACCTCGAGGACCTGCGCGCCAAGATCGAGCAGCACCGCGACACCCTCGCCGCGATCATGGTCACCTACCCCTCGACGCACGGCGTCTTCGAGGACACCATCACCGAGCTGTGCGGGCTCGTCCACGACGCCGGCGGCCAGGTCTACGTCGACGGCGCCAACCTCAACGCGCTCGTCGGGCTCGCCCGGCCGGGCAAGTTCGGCGCCGACGTCTCGCACCTCAACCTCCACAAGACGTTCTGCATCCCGCACGGCGGTGGCGGCCCGGGTGTCGGGCCGGTCGCGTGCCGCGAGCACCTCGCGCCGTACCTGCCCAACCACCCGCTCGACGCCGACGCCGGCCCCGAGACCGGTGTCGGCCCTGTCGCGGCGGCGCCGTACGGCTCCGCGAGCATCCTGCCGATCTCCTGGGCCTACGTGCGGCTCATGGGCGGCGAGGGCCTGCGCCGCGCGACCGAGGTCGCCGTGCTCAACGCCAACTACGTCGCGGCCCGGCTGCGCGACCACTACCCGGTCCTGTACTCCGGCACCGACGGGCTCGTCGCGCACGAGTGCATCCTCGACCTGCGCGGCATCACCAAGGAGACGGGGGTCAGCGTCGACGACGTCGCCAAGCGGCTGGTCGACTTCGGCTTCCACGCCCCGACGATGTCCTTCCCGGTCGCCGGCACGCTCATGGTCGAGCCGACCGAGAGCGAGGACCTGCACGAGATCGACCGGTTCTGCGACGCGATGATCGCCATCCGCCGCGAGATCGACGAGGTCGCCGCGGGGACGGTCGCCGTCGCCGACAGCGTGCTGCGCCACGCGCCGCACACGGCGGTCTCGCTCGTGGGGGAGTGGGACCACCCGTACGACCGCAGGGCCGCCGCCTACCCCGACGGGGTCGACGCGATGTCGAAGTACTGGCCGCCGGTGCGCCGCATCGACGGCGCATACGGCGACCGGCACCTCATCTGCTCGTGCCCGTCGCCGGAGGCCTTCGAGGACTGA